The following are encoded in a window of Drosophila simulans strain w501 chromosome 3L, Prin_Dsim_3.1, whole genome shotgun sequence genomic DNA:
- the LOC6737052 gene encoding amidophosphoribosyltransferase: protein MMAQSDSGSCCAKLNKDECCQKTKDVVLSGVSPKIFPDKIYKSVQPKGEDATGMTCECGVFGAIACGDYPTQLDIAQMICLGLVALQHRGQESAGIVTSLGKSSKNFSVHKGMGMINNLFNDEAIKKLKGNLGIGHTRYSTAAASEVVNCQPFVVHTAHGALAIAHNGELVNCESLRREVLERGVGLSTHSDSELIAQSLCCAPEDVSEHDGPNWPARIRHFMTLAPLSYSLVVMHKDKIYAVRDSYGNRPLCLGKIVPVDAGHANINDQLAEGWVVSSESCGFLSIGARYVREVEPGEIIELSRNGYRTVDIVERPDYKRMAFCIFEYVYFARSDSMFEGQMVYSARLQCGRQLARESPLDADLVSSVPESGTAAAHGYARESGLPFGEVLCKNRYVGRTFIQPSTRLRQLGVAKKFGALAQNVEGKRIVLVDDSIVRGNTIGPIIKLLRDAGATEVHIRIASPPLQYPCYMGINIPTREELIANKLNADQLADHVGADSLAYLSVEGLVKAVQMNKAHVNPLKAGYCTACLTGEYPGGLPEELSW, encoded by the exons ATGATGGCGCAAAGTGATTCGGGAAGTTGCTGTGCCAAGCTTAATAAAG ATGAGTGCTGCCAGAAGACAAAGGATGTGGTCTTGAGCGGGGTATCTCCCAAAATCTTTCCCGACAAAATCTACAAGTCCGTTCAACCAAAAGGAGAGGATGCCACCGGAATGACCTGCGAATGCGGTGTTTTCGGAGCCATCGCTTGCGGGGATTACCCAACACAA CTGGACATAGCACAGATGATCTGCCTGGGTCTGGTGGCTCTGCAGCATCGTGGCCAGGAGTCGGCGGGAATAGTGACCAGTCTGGGCAAGTCCTCCAAGAACTTCAGCGTGCACAAGGGCATGGGCATGATCAACAACCTGTTCAATGACGAGGCGATCAAGAAGTTAAAGGGCAACCTGGGCATAGGACACACCCGGTATTCCACGGCCGCAGCTTCGGAAGTTGTGAACTGTCAGCCGTTTGTGGTGCACACTGCCCATGGAGCACTGGCCATTGCCCACAATGGCGAGCTGGTGAACTGCGAGTCCTTGAGGAGGGAGGTCCTGGAGCGAGGAGTGGGCCTGTCTACGCACAGTGACAGTGAGCTCATTGCCCAATCCCTGTGCTGTGCTCCCGAGGATGTGTCGGAACACGATGGACCCAATTGGCCGGCCAGAATTCGCCATTTCATGACCCTGGCTCCACTCTCCTACTCCCTGGTCGTAATGCACAAGGATAAGATCTACGCTGTCCGCGATTCCTATGGCAATAGACCGCTGTGCTTGGGAAAAATCGTGCCCGTGGATGCAGGACATGCGAATATCAATGACCAACTGGCCGAGGGTTGGGTGGTCAGTAGTGAAAGCTGCGGCTTCCTCTCCATCGGAGCCAGATATGTTCGCGAGGTGGAGCCCGGTGAGATCATCGAGCTGTCGCGAAATGGCTATAGAACCGTGGATATCGTCGAAAGACCGGACTACAAACGCATGGCATTCTGCATCTTTGAGTATGTCTACTTCGCCCGCAGTGATTCCATGTTCGAGGGTCAGATGGTTTACTCAGCCCGCCTGCAATGTGGTCGACAGTTGGCCAGGGAATCCCCCTTAGATGCGGATTTGGTCAGCTCGGTTCCGGAATCGGGCACAGCAGCTGCCCATGGTTATGCCAGGGAGTCGGGACTGCCATTCGGAGAAGTTCTCTGCAAGAATCGCTATGTGGGCCGCACGTTCATCCAACCTTCGACAAGATTGCGACAGttgggcgtggccaaaaagtttggcGCCCTGGCTCAAAATGTGGAGGGCAAGCGCATCGTGCTGGTCGATGACTCCATAGTGAGGGGAAACACCATTGGACCGATCATCAAGCTCCTGCGAGATGCCGGCGCCACCGAGGTGCACATTCGCATTGCCAGTCCTCCGCTGCAATATCCCTGCTACATGGGCATCAATATACCCACTCGTGAGGAGCTTATAGCCAACAAATTGAACGCGGATCAGCTGGCGGATCACGTGGGTGCCGATAGTTTGGCCTATTTGAGTGTGGAGGGTCTGGTCAAGGCCGTCCAGATGAACAAGGCCCATGTGAATCCACTCAAAGCTGGCTACTGCACCGCTTGTCTAACGGGCGAGTATCCTGGCGGATTGCCGGAGGAGCTCAGCTGGTAG